In Ciconia boyciana chromosome 3, ASM3463844v1, whole genome shotgun sequence, a genomic segment contains:
- the ELOVL4 gene encoding very long chain fatty acid elongase 4 isoform X2 yields MFMLEESSLGWLPEQSEYKRVDDWPLMQSPFPTLTISTIYLLTVWLGPKWMKTREPFQLRFLLVVYNFGMVLLNFFIFKELFLSSRARGYSYVCQTVDYSDNVYEVRIAAALWWYYVSKGIEYLDTVFFILRKKFNQISFLHVYHHFTMFTLWWIGIKWVAGGQAFFGAQMNAFIHVIMYMYYGLAACGPKFQKYLWWKRYLTILQLVQFHVTIGHTALSIYIDCPFPKWMHWGVIFYAVTFILLFGNFYYRTYKLPKEPVKNGKIANGAVANGVSKPENNAVVENGKKQKKGKAKGE; encoded by the exons ACAAACGAGTTGATGATTGGCCCTTGATGCAGTCTCCATTTCCAACACTGACTATAAGCACTATTTATCTCCTCACTGTCTGGCTGGGCCCCAAATGGATGAAGACAAGAGAGCCCTTCCAGCTACGTTTCCTGTTGGTTGTTTACAACTTTGGAATGGTTCTACTCaacttcttcattttcaaagag ctgtttttgtCATCAAGAGCTCGAGGGTACAGCTATGTCTGCCAGACTGTGGATTATTCAGATAATGTTTATGAAGTTAGG ataGCTGCTGCTTTATGGTGGTATTATGTCTCTAAAGGAATTGAATATTTGGATACAGTATTCTTCATCCTGAGGAAGAAATTTAACCAAATTAGTTTCCTTCATGTCTATCACCATTTCACCATGTTCACTTTGTGGTGGATTGGTATTAAATGGGTTGCAGGTGGACAAG CTTTTTTTGGAGCTCAGATGAATGCGTTTATTCATGTCATTATGTACATGTATTATGGATTAGCTGCCTGTGGCCCtaaatttcagaaatacctgTGGTGGAAACGATACTTGACCATATTGCAACTG gtGCAGTTCCATGTGACTATTGGCCACACAGCCTTGTCTATTTATATTGATTGTCCTTTCCCTAAATGGATGCACTGGGGTGTAATTTTCTATGCTGTCaccttcattttgctgtttggtAACTTCTACTATCGGACATATAAGCTGCCCAAGGAACCTGTAAAGAATGGCAAAATAGCAAATGGTGCTGTTGCAAATGGAGtaagcaaaccagaaaataatgcagtggtggaaaatggaaaaaagcagaaaaagggaaaagcaaaaggagagtAA